From the Manis javanica isolate MJ-LG chromosome 11, MJ_LKY, whole genome shotgun sequence genome, one window contains:
- the KCNK7 gene encoding potassium channel subfamily K member 7, giving the protein MGAPRPWARYGLLVVAHLLALALGAAVLQALEGPPVLQLRANLRAELATFQAEYGACLPPGALEELLGTALAAQAYGVSSLGHGSETRNWDLPSALLFTASILTTTGYGHMAPLSAGGKAFCVVYAALGLPASLALVAVLRHCLLPLLSLPGTWVAIRWQLVPARAALLQAAGLGLLVATTFVLLPALVLWGLQGDCSLLEAIYFCFSSLSTISLGDLLPSRGRGLHPVLYHLGQLALLGYLLLGLLAMLLTVETFSELPQVRTVVKFFGSSDPSTAEDQVGIIGQDELALSTLSAPTTPSGQAPAC; this is encoded by the exons ATGGGCGCTCCAAGGCCCTGGGCCCGCTACGGGCTGCTGGTTGTGGCCCACCTGCTGGCCCTGGCGCTTGGGGCTGCAGTGCTCCAGGCCCTGGAGGGGCCTCCAGTGCTCCAGCTCCGGGCCAATCTCAGGGCCGAGCTGGCCACTTTCCAGGCAGAGTACGGGGCCTGTCTGCCACCTGGGGCACTGGAGGAGCTGCTGGGCACCGCCCTGGCAGCCCAGGCCTATGGGGTCTCCAGCCTGGGCCATGGCTCAGAGACCAGGAACTGGGATCTGCCCTCGGCCCTGCTCTTCACTGCCAGCATCCTCACCACCACGG gttATGGCCACATGGCCCCACTGTCAGCAGGTGGAAAGGCCTTCTGTGTGGTCTATGCGGCCCTGGGGCTGCCAGCCTCCCTAGCACTTGTGGCTGTGCTACGCCACTGCCTGCTGCCTCTGCTCAGCCTCCCGGGTACCTGGGTGGCTATCCGCTGGCAGCTGGTGCCAGCCAGGGCTGCGCTGCTACAGGCAGCTGGATTGGGCTTGTTAGTGGCTACTACCTTCGTGCTGCTGCCAGCCCTGGTGCTGTGGGGTCTCCAGGGCGACTGCAGCCTGCTGGAGGCCATCTACTTCTGCTTCAGCTCACTCAGTACCATCAGCCTGGGGGACCTGCTGCCCAGTCGCGGCCGTGGCCTGCATCCAGTGCTTTACCACCTTGGCCAGCTCGCACTTCTCG GTTACTTGCTCCTAGGGCTCCTGGCCATGCTGCTGACTGTGGAGACCTTCTCGGAGCTGCCACAGGTCCGCACCGTGGTGAAGTTCTTTGGGTCCAGTGATCCTTCGACCGCTGAGGACCAAGTTGGCATCATAGGCCAGGATGAACTGGCTCTGAGCACCCTGTCAGCCCCAACCACACCCTCAGGACAAGCCCCAGCTTGCTGA